A region from the Canis lupus dingo isolate Sandy chromosome 9, ASM325472v2, whole genome shotgun sequence genome encodes:
- the PDE6G gene encoding retinal rod rhodopsin-sensitive cGMP 3',5'-cyclic phosphodiesterase subunit gamma translates to MNLEPPKAEIRSATRVIGGPVTPRKGPPKFKQRQTRQFKSKPPKKGVQGFGDDIPGMEGLGTDITVICPWEAFNHLELHELAQYGII, encoded by the exons ATGAACCTGGAGCCACCGAAGGCCGAGATCCGGTCGGCCACCAGGGTGATTGGGGGGCCCGTCACTCCCAGAAAAGGGCCCCCCAAATTTAAGCAGCGGCAAACCAGGCAGTTCAAGAGCAAGCCCCCCAAGAAAGGCGTCCAAGG GTTTGGGGACGACATCCCTGGAATGGAAGGCCTGGGGACAG ACATCACGGTCATCTGCCCTTGGGAGGCCTTCAACCACCTGGAGCTGCACGAGCTGGCCCAGTACGGCATCATCTAG